Proteins encoded together in one Desulfosporosinus meridiei DSM 13257 window:
- the ilvN gene encoding acetolactate synthase small subunit: MEKRWLSLFVENDIGVLAKISGLFSGKAYNLESLTVGMTEDETVSRMTIRLISDDETFEQIKKQLNRCVEVIKVVDFTDTPIHMKELLFVKVRKCSKGDLDELFRIAEVFGVSITDYDKESVLMECVQTESKNNALISLLSSDFQSIEVVRGGSVAIESITITER; encoded by the coding sequence ATGGAAAAGCGCTGGCTTTCACTTTTTGTGGAAAATGATATCGGAGTATTGGCCAAGATTTCAGGCCTGTTTTCCGGCAAAGCCTATAATTTAGAAAGTCTGACGGTGGGCATGACAGAGGATGAAACTGTTTCCAGAATGACCATAAGATTAATCAGTGACGATGAGACCTTTGAACAAATTAAGAAGCAATTAAATCGCTGTGTAGAAGTCATCAAGGTCGTCGATTTTACTGATACTCCCATTCATATGAAGGAATTACTCTTTGTTAAAGTCAGAAAATGCTCTAAAGGGGATCTGGATGAATTGTTCAGAATTGCCGAGGTCTTTGGGGTTTCAATCACAGATTATGATAAAGAAAGTGTTTTAATGGAATGCGTGCAAACGGAAAGCAAGAACAACGCTCTGATTTCACTCTTGAGCAGTGATTTCCAAAGCATTGAAGTGGTTAGAGGCGGAAGTGTGGCCATAGAATCTATTACTATCACTGAGCGGTGA
- a CDS encoding putative quinol monooxygenase produces MLNIVTAFRVKNKGVMELLTLMATLKVKTGKEAEVAEICAQLAKEVLAKEKDCLMYIPHVVKNDPTEIVFFEKYKDKEAFKVHGRSAYFQAAAQKFEELLEGKIQVKFLEEV; encoded by the coding sequence ATGTTGAATATAGTTACTGCGTTCCGAGTGAAAAACAAAGGAGTGATGGAATTGTTGACCTTAATGGCAACCTTGAAGGTAAAAACCGGCAAAGAGGCTGAAGTGGCCGAAATTTGTGCGCAATTGGCCAAAGAAGTTCTGGCTAAGGAAAAGGACTGTTTGATGTACATACCTCATGTGGTAAAAAATGACCCGACTGAAATTGTTTTCTTTGAAAAATACAAGGATAAGGAGGCCTTCAAAGTCCATGGGCGTTCAGCTTATTTTCAGGCGGCAGCCCAAAAGTTTGAAGAACTTTTGGAGGGTAAGATCCAGGTGAAATTTTTGGAAGAAGTTTAG